A window from Geothermobacter ehrlichii encodes these proteins:
- a CDS encoding cytochrome c: MFKATGLGKVVIATVAIASVSLFSAAFCLASDTGHGMHPKEQAAGVHLSPDVKAILNEEMRGIEGGMIKIITAISTGDWKTIATTGEQIRDSFILKQKLTSKQMNELHRALPADFVAMDRSFHAAAGKLARAAHRHDGELVSFYFYKLHSQCISCHSRYATERFPDLKQEPKSDHH; the protein is encoded by the coding sequence ATGTTCAAGGCAACAGGACTCGGAAAAGTCGTAATTGCAACGGTCGCGATCGCCTCGGTGAGCCTTTTTTCGGCTGCTTTTTGCCTGGCATCCGACACGGGACATGGTATGCATCCCAAAGAGCAAGCGGCCGGCGTTCACCTTTCCCCCGACGTAAAAGCCATCCTGAACGAGGAAATGCGGGGCATTGAAGGGGGCATGATAAAAATCATCACGGCCATTTCGACGGGTGACTGGAAAACCATCGCCACAACCGGAGAGCAAATCAGGGACAGCTTCATCCTGAAGCAGAAACTCACCAGCAAACAGATGAACGAGCTGCACCGGGCCCTGCCGGCCGACTTCGTTGCCATGGACAGAAGCTTCCACGCCGCCGCCGGAAAACTGGCCCGTGCCGCTCACCGGCACGATGGTGAACTCGTCAGTTTCTATTTCTACAAACTCCACAGTCAATGTATCAGCTGCCATTCCCGATACGCCACAGAGCGTTTTCCCGATCTGAAACAGGAACCGAAGAGTGACCACCACTAA